One region of Juglans microcarpa x Juglans regia isolate MS1-56 chromosome 7S, Jm3101_v1.0, whole genome shotgun sequence genomic DNA includes:
- the LOC121241497 gene encoding monocopper oxidase-like protein SKU5 — protein sequence MTFLLDGKATLLLCWMGSHGCWADYCHILISMVLFRWNVSAGAARPNPQGSFKYGQITVTDVYVILNRPPELIDGKWRTTLNGISYLPPSTPIKLAQQFNLLGVYKLDFPNRLMNRPPKMDTSLINGTHKVFMEIIFQNNDTTVQSYHMDGYAFFVVG from the coding sequence ATGACATTTTTGTTGGACGGCAAAGCAACATTGTTATTGTGTTGGATGGGTAGTCATGGATGCTGGGCAGACTATTGTCACATTCTCATCTCCATGGTGCTTTTCAGGTGGAATGTCTCTGCTGGTGCTGCTCGTCCAAACCCACAGGGATCTTTCAAATATGGTCAAATTACAGTTACGGATGTATATGTGATCCTCAATAGACCTCCAGAGCTTATAGATGGGAAGTGGCGTACTACCCTCAATGGTATTTCATATTTGCCACCTTCAACACCCATAAAGCTTGCGCAGCAGTTCAACTTGCTGGGAGTCTACAAGCTGGATTTCCCGAATAGATTGATGAACAGGCCTCCCAAAATGGATACATCTCTAATTAATGGTACTCACAAAGTATTTATGgaaatcatctttcaaaacaATGACACAACCGTCCAGAGCTACCACATGGATGGCTATGCATTCTTTGTTGTGGGGTGA
- the LOC121240418 gene encoding scopoletin glucosyltransferase-like, producing the protein MGTKTRQLHVFFFPFIAPGHMIPMLDMAKLFTTRGVKATIITTPFNVPIVVKTIERTKTRGNGVVKIDIQTIEYPAVETGLPEVCENTNSRTIHEKMTSFITAPAMLRQPLEQLLQNHDDHPHCIVADMFFPWVIDAAAKFGIPVLVFNSTSVFSTSAGVSMRQYEPQMKVSSDSEPFVIPNFPDEIKLTRMKLTTFSDNKYVQTLFSDFMKEVGEFEVRSYGVVLNSFYELEPDYANHYTKVCGRKAWYIGPVSLCNKEAEDKGQRGKESSIDKHECLKWLNTKNINSVVYICFGSLSNFNDSQLMEIAMGLEASGQQFIWVVRKDKKEKEDEDWLPKGFEKRMEGKGLIIRDWAPQVLILDHEAVGGFVTHCGWNSILEGVTAGVPMVTWPTFGDQFLNEKLVTEVLKIGVPVGVQQSCFEMSGNDIPIKKEAIEKAVRLLLESEDQAKEMRSRA; encoded by the coding sequence ATGGGTACCAAAACCCGCCAGCTCCATGTATTCTTCTTTCCCTTTATCGCCCCTGGCCAtatgataccaatgttagacaTGGCCAAGCTATTCACAACCCGAGGTGTCAAAGCAACCATAATCACCACCCCGTTCAACGTCCCTATAGTTGTGAAAACGATTGAAAGAACCAAAACTCGCGGTAATGGCGTCGTCAAGATTGATATCCAAACCATTGAGTACCCAGCAGTGGAGACTGGCCTCCCAGAAGTGTGCGAGAATACTAACTCCAGGACTATCCATGAAAAGATGACCAGTTTCATCACGGCCCCTGCGATGCTCCGGCAACCACTCGAGCAACTACTGCAAAATCATGATGATCATCCTCATTGCATTGTTGCTGACATGTTCTTTCCGTGGGTAATTGATGCAGCCGCTAAATTTGGTATCCCAGTGCTTGTTTTTAATTCAACCAGTGTTTTTTCTACGTCCGCAGGGGTGAGCATGCGACAGTACGAGCCTCAAATGAAAGTTTCATCTGATTCTGAACCATTCGTCATCCCTAATTTTCCTGACGAGATAAAGTTGACAAGAATGAAACTGACAACCTTCAGTGATAACAAATacgttcaaacattattttCCGACTTCATGAAAGAAGTTGGAGAATTCGAGGTGAGGAGCTATGGGGTTGTTTTGAACAGCTTCTACGAGCTCGAGCCAGATTATGCAAATCATTACACAAAGGTTTGCGGAAGAAAGGCATGGTATATAGGCCCAGTTTCACTTTGCAACAAGGAGGCTGAAGACAAAGGTCAGAGGGGAAAAGAATCCTCCATTGATAAACATGAATGCTTGAAGTGGCTTAACACAAAGAATATCAATTCAGTTGTTTATATATGTTTCGGAAGCTTGTCTAACTTCAATGATTCTCAGCTAATGGAGATTGCAATGGGTCTTGAGGCTTCTGGGCAGCAATTCATCTGGGTTGTGAggaaagacaaaaaagaaaaagaagatgaagattggTTACCCAAGGGATTTGAGAAGAGAATGGAAGGTAAGGGACTGATTATAAGAGATTGGGCACCCCAAGTTTTGATTTTGGATCATGAAGCAGTGGGAGGATTTGTGACACATTGTGGGTGGAACTCGATATTAGAAGGAGTGACTGCCGGGGTGCCTATGGTGACATGGCCTACGTTTGGTGATCAATTTCTCAACGAGAAATTAGTGACTGAGGTATTGAAGATTGGGGTTCCTGTTGGTGTTCAACAATCATGTTTTGAAATGAGTGGGAATGATATTCCTATCAAGAAGGAAGCAATAGAGAAGGCAGTGAGGCTACTCCTGGAAAGTGAAGATCAAGCAAAGGAAATGAGAAGCAGAGCCTAA